A single Vanacampus margaritifer isolate UIUO_Vmar chromosome 7, RoL_Vmar_1.0, whole genome shotgun sequence DNA region contains:
- the LOC144055558 gene encoding protein AF-17-like isoform X2, whose product MREMVGGCCVCSDERGWAENPLVYCDGHGCNVAVHQACYGIVQVPTGPWFCRKCESQERAARVRCELCPHKDGALKRTDSGGWAHVVCALYIPEVQFANVLTMEPIILQFVPHERYMKTCYICEDHGRESRAACGACMACNRQGCRQAFHVTCAQMAGLLCEEEGPEADNVKYCGYCKHHYNKMQKKRRSNENASSAFSHSRGRSTSPSQDKHHHHRQRKSHKDKIRQKERHKKASDSLVPSVMSSSIDMLSSSRHSSKDSEAKSKKLISHSHGHQSKKTGSTGKSGSSSSCSSSPFNPGGALSAQDTHQFSSSSRLERDHERVSGDHSGEDRKERHRRSAVQEAEEGGDKEEDKEEGEEEDEDRNYHEPPALTPAEGPVAGSQGHDRSDGNSSPFENKVTISTFGSIMRITSTSVLGSSSKIRKISSSGDYKPSKSLCKLSQLSTPPIPEEAELEGKMTPPPLSQERRHRGNKKSRHGPGRPRGSKNRERKEDAHHRHHHNTAPPPPPPPPPVFTSSLYPSPVSVPHLTFPSLLPTTTSSSFSSSSASSFSTSRGNSLLGSGIYSSLKNPLSLGGGICSTSVSMGGAVCSTSLSLAGGMCSTSLSSGLLPSHSHSLPSSNAVSNPQVHPGSSSSYSATSTQPFITGLSTLPPLLSQAPTSLPESDLDDCRFPCQGNSPRESLSSQSPMSSLPLLFDQRDGLGAGVQACPENIPQASSHIELLLEKHSNGEIGVNIIDMLQSLHSLQQENQRLQDQILSLTVKRERLQLLNTELAVPFPHAHSVQGSLHTAARMNFLPSSQDPLITNKSPLLKNSFLNDTPFVTSSEDLHSGSPSRSSSSLSFQSTPPPQQSPASLSQSLINGRGSSDSLGQISQAGTSAQPAAGGLLACHAGGSQLMNGALGSLNGVIHSPVQSASQSTLAALRPQPPPLNPQTMAQSFQLPKSVSPSSLLSEQQKHIILEQQQQQLQQFLTSQNFTPEQRALVCQMLQQQQRQRELQRLTLAGALTSPTPNSPILAHSPSLLSSVTTCPLQDNQGGNLFGKPAAGEKGGDKNG is encoded by the exons ATGCGGGAAATGGTTGGTGGTTGCTGCGTGTGTTCCGACGAGCGAGGTTGGGCTGAGAATCCACTCGTTTACTGTGATGGACACGGCTGCAACGTCGCCGTACATCAAG CATGCTATGGCATTGTCCAGGTGCCCACTGGCCCATGGTTCTGTCGTAAGTGTGAGTCACAGGAGAGGGCAGCGAGAGTG AGGTGTGAGTTATGCCCCCACAAAGATGGCGCTCTCAAGAGGACGGACAGTGGAG GTTGGGCTCACGTTGTTTGTGCTCTCTACATACCTGAGGTGCAGTTTGCCAACGTCCTCACCATGGAACCCATCATCCTACAGTTTGTTCCACATGAGCGATACATGAAG ACATGTTACATCTGTGAGGACCATGGCAGAGAGAGCAGGGCAGCATGTGGAGCGTGCATGGCTTGTAACCGACAGGGCTGCAGACAGGCTTTCCATGTCACCTG CGCTCAGATGGCAGGCCTGCTGTGTGAGGAGGAAGGCCCTGAAGCTGACAATGTCAAATATTGTGGCTACTGCAAACATCACTACAACAAAATG CAGAAGAAACGACGTTCCAATGAAAATGCAAGTAGTGCCTTCAGTCATTCCCGGGGGCGCTCTACCTCTCCATCACAGGACAAACACCATCACCACCGGCAGAGGAAG AGTCACAAGGACAAGATTCGTCAGAAAGAGCGCCACAAGAAGGCCTCTGACAGCCTGGTCCCTTCAGTGATGTCCAGCAGTATAGACATG CTCTCTTCCAGTCGCCACAGTTCCAAAGACAGTGAGGCAAAGTCCAAGAAGCTGATTTCGCACAGTCATGGTCACCAGAGTAAGAAAACAGGAAGCACCGGCAAGAGtggctcctcctcttcctgttCCTCAAGTCCATTCAATCCAG GTGGAGCCCTGTCAGCTCAAGATACCCATCagttctcctcctcttcccgtCTGGAACGTGACCACGAGCGAGTAAGTGGTGACCACAGCGGCGAGGATCGCAAAGAGCGTCACAGGAGGTCAGCCGTACAAGAGGCCGAGGAGGGCGGTGATAAGGAGGAAGACAAAGAGGAGGgtgaggaggaagacgaggatcGCAATTATCACGAGCCGCCGGCGTTGACTCCTGCTGAGGGTCCTGTTGCTGGCTCACAGGGTCACGATCGGTCGGATGGAAACTCCAGCCCTTTTGAGAACAAGGTTACGATTTCAACTTTTGGGTCCATCATGCGCATCACCTCTACATCAGTACTGGGTAGTAGCAGTAAGATCCGCAAGATCTCCTCTTCAGGAGACTACAAACCTTCCAAGTCTCTGTGCAAGTTGTCGCAACTGAGCACACCACCTATCCCAGAAGAAGCAGAGCTGGAGGGCAAAATGACCCCGCCACCTCTGTCCCAAGAGAGAAGGCACCGCGGCAACAAAAAGAGCCGACACGGTCCCGGCCGACCTCGGGGAAGCAAGAACCGAGAGAGGAAAGAAGACgctcatcatcgtcatcatcataacACCGcacctcctccgcctcctccaccaccaccagtCTTCACCTCCTCACTCTACCCGAGCCCGGTGTCAGTTCCACACCTCACCTTCCCCTCCTTACTGCCCACCACCACCTCGTCTTCATTCTCATCCTCTTCAGCTAGCAGTTTTTCCACAAGCCGTGGCAACTCACTGCTTGGCTCGG GTATCTATTCCAGCCTTAAAAACCCTCTTTCACTGGGCGGGGGCATCTGCAGCACCTCGGTCTCTATGGGTGGAGCAGTGTGTAGCACCTCCTTGTCCCTGGCTGGGGGCATGTGTAGCACCTCTCTGTCATCAGGACTCCTCCCATCCCACTCACACTCTCTCCCATCAAGCAACGCCGTTTCAAACCCACAG GTGCATCCAGGTTCGAGCAGCTCCTATAGTGCGACTTCCACGCAACCTTTCATCACTGGTCTCTCCACACTGCCACCATTACTGAGTCAAGCCCCAACGTCACTACCAG AGTCAGACCTTGATGACTGTCGCTTCCCATGTCAGGGAAACTCGCCAAGGGAAAGTCTTTCCTCACA GTCTCCTATGAGCTCCCTTCCTCTTCTTTTTGACCAGAGAGATGGTTTAGGTGCAGGAGTTCAAGCATGTCCCGAGAACATCCCACAGGCAAGCTCCCACATTGAGCTCTTGTTGGAGAAACATAGCAACGGGGAGATCGGCGTCAACA TTATAGACATGCTTCAGTCACTTCACTCCCTGCAGCAGGAGAACCAGCGGCTCCAGGACCAGATTCTCAGTCTTACAGTCAAAAGGGAGCGACTGCAGTTGCTCAACACCGAGTTGGCTGTACCTTTCCCTCATGCTCATTCTGTCCAAGGCTCTTTGCACACCGCGGCTCGGATGAACTTCCTGCCCTCAAGTCAAG ACCCCCTAATCACCAATAAGAGTCCACTGTTGAAGAACAGTTTCCTTAATGACACTCCCTTTGTTACCTCCTCCGAG GATCTCCACTCTGGTAGTCCGTCCCGCAGTAGCTCTTCCCTCTCCTTCCAGAGTACTCCTCCTCCTCAACAAAGCCCCGCCTCCTTGAGTCAATCGCTGATAAATGGGCGAGGTTCAAGTGACAGTTTGGGGCAAATCAGCCAAGCCGGCACTTCGGCTCAACCTGCGGCGGGCGGGCTACTCGCATGTCATGCAGGAGGTTCCCAGCTGATGAATGGGGCGCTTGGCAGTTTGAACGGCGTGATACATTCTCCTGTCCAGAGTGCCTCCCAGTCCACACTGGCTGCTCTGCGACCCCAGCCACCGCCACTCAACCCCCAGACAATGGCACAGAGCTTTCAGCTTCCGAAGAGTGTGAGCCC GTCTTCTCTCCTCTCAGAGCAGCAGAAACATATCATTCtggaacagcagcagcagcaactccAGCAGTTCCTCACATCGCAGAACTTCACTcct GAGCAGAGGGCTTTAGTTTGCCAGATGCTTCAGCAGCAGCAGAGGCAGAGGGAGCTGCAGCGCCTCACGCTGGCAGGAGCCCTTACCTCACCCACGCCAAACTCCCCCATATTGGCCCACTCACCCAGCCTGCTGTCCTCAGTGACTACCTGCCCCCTGCAGGACAATCAGGGGGGGAACCTCTTCGGCAAGCCT GCTGCAGGAGAGAAGGGTGGAGACAAGAATGGATGA
- the LOC144055558 gene encoding protein AF-17-like isoform X1 → MREMVGGCCVCSDERGWAENPLVYCDGHGCNVAVHQACYGIVQVPTGPWFCRKCESQERAARVRCELCPHKDGALKRTDSGGWAHVVCALYIPEVQFANVLTMEPIILQFVPHERYMKTCYICEDHGRESRAACGACMACNRQGCRQAFHVTCAQMAGLLCEEEGPEADNVKYCGYCKHHYNKMVRGPASVTTSSLCTPAPYTQKKRRSNENASSAFSHSRGRSTSPSQDKHHHHRQRKSHKDKIRQKERHKKASDSLVPSVMSSSIDMLSSSRHSSKDSEAKSKKLISHSHGHQSKKTGSTGKSGSSSSCSSSPFNPGGALSAQDTHQFSSSSRLERDHERVSGDHSGEDRKERHRRSAVQEAEEGGDKEEDKEEGEEEDEDRNYHEPPALTPAEGPVAGSQGHDRSDGNSSPFENKVTISTFGSIMRITSTSVLGSSSKIRKISSSGDYKPSKSLCKLSQLSTPPIPEEAELEGKMTPPPLSQERRHRGNKKSRHGPGRPRGSKNRERKEDAHHRHHHNTAPPPPPPPPPVFTSSLYPSPVSVPHLTFPSLLPTTTSSSFSSSSASSFSTSRGNSLLGSGIYSSLKNPLSLGGGICSTSVSMGGAVCSTSLSLAGGMCSTSLSSGLLPSHSHSLPSSNAVSNPQVHPGSSSSYSATSTQPFITGLSTLPPLLSQAPTSLPESDLDDCRFPCQGNSPRESLSSQSPMSSLPLLFDQRDGLGAGVQACPENIPQASSHIELLLEKHSNGEIGVNIIDMLQSLHSLQQENQRLQDQILSLTVKRERLQLLNTELAVPFPHAHSVQGSLHTAARMNFLPSSQDPLITNKSPLLKNSFLNDTPFVTSSEDLHSGSPSRSSSSLSFQSTPPPQQSPASLSQSLINGRGSSDSLGQISQAGTSAQPAAGGLLACHAGGSQLMNGALGSLNGVIHSPVQSASQSTLAALRPQPPPLNPQTMAQSFQLPKSVSPSSLLSEQQKHIILEQQQQQLQQFLTSQNFTPEQRALVCQMLQQQQRQRELQRLTLAGALTSPTPNSPILAHSPSLLSSVTTCPLQDNQGGNLFGKPAAGEKGGDKNG, encoded by the exons ATGCGGGAAATGGTTGGTGGTTGCTGCGTGTGTTCCGACGAGCGAGGTTGGGCTGAGAATCCACTCGTTTACTGTGATGGACACGGCTGCAACGTCGCCGTACATCAAG CATGCTATGGCATTGTCCAGGTGCCCACTGGCCCATGGTTCTGTCGTAAGTGTGAGTCACAGGAGAGGGCAGCGAGAGTG AGGTGTGAGTTATGCCCCCACAAAGATGGCGCTCTCAAGAGGACGGACAGTGGAG GTTGGGCTCACGTTGTTTGTGCTCTCTACATACCTGAGGTGCAGTTTGCCAACGTCCTCACCATGGAACCCATCATCCTACAGTTTGTTCCACATGAGCGATACATGAAG ACATGTTACATCTGTGAGGACCATGGCAGAGAGAGCAGGGCAGCATGTGGAGCGTGCATGGCTTGTAACCGACAGGGCTGCAGACAGGCTTTCCATGTCACCTG CGCTCAGATGGCAGGCCTGCTGTGTGAGGAGGAAGGCCCTGAAGCTGACAATGTCAAATATTGTGGCTACTGCAAACATCACTACAACAAAATGGTACGAGGTCCAGCCAGTGTTACTACCTCCTCACTGTGTACACCAGCGCCATATACG CAGAAGAAACGACGTTCCAATGAAAATGCAAGTAGTGCCTTCAGTCATTCCCGGGGGCGCTCTACCTCTCCATCACAGGACAAACACCATCACCACCGGCAGAGGAAG AGTCACAAGGACAAGATTCGTCAGAAAGAGCGCCACAAGAAGGCCTCTGACAGCCTGGTCCCTTCAGTGATGTCCAGCAGTATAGACATG CTCTCTTCCAGTCGCCACAGTTCCAAAGACAGTGAGGCAAAGTCCAAGAAGCTGATTTCGCACAGTCATGGTCACCAGAGTAAGAAAACAGGAAGCACCGGCAAGAGtggctcctcctcttcctgttCCTCAAGTCCATTCAATCCAG GTGGAGCCCTGTCAGCTCAAGATACCCATCagttctcctcctcttcccgtCTGGAACGTGACCACGAGCGAGTAAGTGGTGACCACAGCGGCGAGGATCGCAAAGAGCGTCACAGGAGGTCAGCCGTACAAGAGGCCGAGGAGGGCGGTGATAAGGAGGAAGACAAAGAGGAGGgtgaggaggaagacgaggatcGCAATTATCACGAGCCGCCGGCGTTGACTCCTGCTGAGGGTCCTGTTGCTGGCTCACAGGGTCACGATCGGTCGGATGGAAACTCCAGCCCTTTTGAGAACAAGGTTACGATTTCAACTTTTGGGTCCATCATGCGCATCACCTCTACATCAGTACTGGGTAGTAGCAGTAAGATCCGCAAGATCTCCTCTTCAGGAGACTACAAACCTTCCAAGTCTCTGTGCAAGTTGTCGCAACTGAGCACACCACCTATCCCAGAAGAAGCAGAGCTGGAGGGCAAAATGACCCCGCCACCTCTGTCCCAAGAGAGAAGGCACCGCGGCAACAAAAAGAGCCGACACGGTCCCGGCCGACCTCGGGGAAGCAAGAACCGAGAGAGGAAAGAAGACgctcatcatcgtcatcatcataacACCGcacctcctccgcctcctccaccaccaccagtCTTCACCTCCTCACTCTACCCGAGCCCGGTGTCAGTTCCACACCTCACCTTCCCCTCCTTACTGCCCACCACCACCTCGTCTTCATTCTCATCCTCTTCAGCTAGCAGTTTTTCCACAAGCCGTGGCAACTCACTGCTTGGCTCGG GTATCTATTCCAGCCTTAAAAACCCTCTTTCACTGGGCGGGGGCATCTGCAGCACCTCGGTCTCTATGGGTGGAGCAGTGTGTAGCACCTCCTTGTCCCTGGCTGGGGGCATGTGTAGCACCTCTCTGTCATCAGGACTCCTCCCATCCCACTCACACTCTCTCCCATCAAGCAACGCCGTTTCAAACCCACAG GTGCATCCAGGTTCGAGCAGCTCCTATAGTGCGACTTCCACGCAACCTTTCATCACTGGTCTCTCCACACTGCCACCATTACTGAGTCAAGCCCCAACGTCACTACCAG AGTCAGACCTTGATGACTGTCGCTTCCCATGTCAGGGAAACTCGCCAAGGGAAAGTCTTTCCTCACA GTCTCCTATGAGCTCCCTTCCTCTTCTTTTTGACCAGAGAGATGGTTTAGGTGCAGGAGTTCAAGCATGTCCCGAGAACATCCCACAGGCAAGCTCCCACATTGAGCTCTTGTTGGAGAAACATAGCAACGGGGAGATCGGCGTCAACA TTATAGACATGCTTCAGTCACTTCACTCCCTGCAGCAGGAGAACCAGCGGCTCCAGGACCAGATTCTCAGTCTTACAGTCAAAAGGGAGCGACTGCAGTTGCTCAACACCGAGTTGGCTGTACCTTTCCCTCATGCTCATTCTGTCCAAGGCTCTTTGCACACCGCGGCTCGGATGAACTTCCTGCCCTCAAGTCAAG ACCCCCTAATCACCAATAAGAGTCCACTGTTGAAGAACAGTTTCCTTAATGACACTCCCTTTGTTACCTCCTCCGAG GATCTCCACTCTGGTAGTCCGTCCCGCAGTAGCTCTTCCCTCTCCTTCCAGAGTACTCCTCCTCCTCAACAAAGCCCCGCCTCCTTGAGTCAATCGCTGATAAATGGGCGAGGTTCAAGTGACAGTTTGGGGCAAATCAGCCAAGCCGGCACTTCGGCTCAACCTGCGGCGGGCGGGCTACTCGCATGTCATGCAGGAGGTTCCCAGCTGATGAATGGGGCGCTTGGCAGTTTGAACGGCGTGATACATTCTCCTGTCCAGAGTGCCTCCCAGTCCACACTGGCTGCTCTGCGACCCCAGCCACCGCCACTCAACCCCCAGACAATGGCACAGAGCTTTCAGCTTCCGAAGAGTGTGAGCCC GTCTTCTCTCCTCTCAGAGCAGCAGAAACATATCATTCtggaacagcagcagcagcaactccAGCAGTTCCTCACATCGCAGAACTTCACTcct GAGCAGAGGGCTTTAGTTTGCCAGATGCTTCAGCAGCAGCAGAGGCAGAGGGAGCTGCAGCGCCTCACGCTGGCAGGAGCCCTTACCTCACCCACGCCAAACTCCCCCATATTGGCCCACTCACCCAGCCTGCTGTCCTCAGTGACTACCTGCCCCCTGCAGGACAATCAGGGGGGGAACCTCTTCGGCAAGCCT GCTGCAGGAGAGAAGGGTGGAGACAAGAATGGATGA
- the LOC144055558 gene encoding protein AF-17-like isoform X3 has product MREMVGGCCVCSDERGWAENPLVYCDGHGCNVAVHQACYGIVQVPTGPWFCRKCESQERAARVRCELCPHKDGALKRTDSGGWAHVVCALYIPEVQFANVLTMEPIILQFVPHERYMKTCYICEDHGRESRAACGACMACNRQGCRQAFHVTCAQMAGLLCEEEGPEADNVKYCGYCKHHYNKMKKRRSNENASSAFSHSRGRSTSPSQDKHHHHRQRKSHKDKIRQKERHKKASDSLVPSVMSSSIDMLSSSRHSSKDSEAKSKKLISHSHGHQSKKTGSTGKSGSSSSCSSSPFNPGGALSAQDTHQFSSSSRLERDHERVSGDHSGEDRKERHRRSAVQEAEEGGDKEEDKEEGEEEDEDRNYHEPPALTPAEGPVAGSQGHDRSDGNSSPFENKVTISTFGSIMRITSTSVLGSSSKIRKISSSGDYKPSKSLCKLSQLSTPPIPEEAELEGKMTPPPLSQERRHRGNKKSRHGPGRPRGSKNRERKEDAHHRHHHNTAPPPPPPPPPVFTSSLYPSPVSVPHLTFPSLLPTTTSSSFSSSSASSFSTSRGNSLLGSGIYSSLKNPLSLGGGICSTSVSMGGAVCSTSLSLAGGMCSTSLSSGLLPSHSHSLPSSNAVSNPQVHPGSSSSYSATSTQPFITGLSTLPPLLSQAPTSLPESDLDDCRFPCQGNSPRESLSSQSPMSSLPLLFDQRDGLGAGVQACPENIPQASSHIELLLEKHSNGEIGVNIIDMLQSLHSLQQENQRLQDQILSLTVKRERLQLLNTELAVPFPHAHSVQGSLHTAARMNFLPSSQDPLITNKSPLLKNSFLNDTPFVTSSEDLHSGSPSRSSSSLSFQSTPPPQQSPASLSQSLINGRGSSDSLGQISQAGTSAQPAAGGLLACHAGGSQLMNGALGSLNGVIHSPVQSASQSTLAALRPQPPPLNPQTMAQSFQLPKSVSPSSLLSEQQKHIILEQQQQQLQQFLTSQNFTPEQRALVCQMLQQQQRQRELQRLTLAGALTSPTPNSPILAHSPSLLSSVTTCPLQDNQGGNLFGKPAAGEKGGDKNG; this is encoded by the exons ATGCGGGAAATGGTTGGTGGTTGCTGCGTGTGTTCCGACGAGCGAGGTTGGGCTGAGAATCCACTCGTTTACTGTGATGGACACGGCTGCAACGTCGCCGTACATCAAG CATGCTATGGCATTGTCCAGGTGCCCACTGGCCCATGGTTCTGTCGTAAGTGTGAGTCACAGGAGAGGGCAGCGAGAGTG AGGTGTGAGTTATGCCCCCACAAAGATGGCGCTCTCAAGAGGACGGACAGTGGAG GTTGGGCTCACGTTGTTTGTGCTCTCTACATACCTGAGGTGCAGTTTGCCAACGTCCTCACCATGGAACCCATCATCCTACAGTTTGTTCCACATGAGCGATACATGAAG ACATGTTACATCTGTGAGGACCATGGCAGAGAGAGCAGGGCAGCATGTGGAGCGTGCATGGCTTGTAACCGACAGGGCTGCAGACAGGCTTTCCATGTCACCTG CGCTCAGATGGCAGGCCTGCTGTGTGAGGAGGAAGGCCCTGAAGCTGACAATGTCAAATATTGTGGCTACTGCAAACATCACTACAACAAAATG AAGAAACGACGTTCCAATGAAAATGCAAGTAGTGCCTTCAGTCATTCCCGGGGGCGCTCTACCTCTCCATCACAGGACAAACACCATCACCACCGGCAGAGGAAG AGTCACAAGGACAAGATTCGTCAGAAAGAGCGCCACAAGAAGGCCTCTGACAGCCTGGTCCCTTCAGTGATGTCCAGCAGTATAGACATG CTCTCTTCCAGTCGCCACAGTTCCAAAGACAGTGAGGCAAAGTCCAAGAAGCTGATTTCGCACAGTCATGGTCACCAGAGTAAGAAAACAGGAAGCACCGGCAAGAGtggctcctcctcttcctgttCCTCAAGTCCATTCAATCCAG GTGGAGCCCTGTCAGCTCAAGATACCCATCagttctcctcctcttcccgtCTGGAACGTGACCACGAGCGAGTAAGTGGTGACCACAGCGGCGAGGATCGCAAAGAGCGTCACAGGAGGTCAGCCGTACAAGAGGCCGAGGAGGGCGGTGATAAGGAGGAAGACAAAGAGGAGGgtgaggaggaagacgaggatcGCAATTATCACGAGCCGCCGGCGTTGACTCCTGCTGAGGGTCCTGTTGCTGGCTCACAGGGTCACGATCGGTCGGATGGAAACTCCAGCCCTTTTGAGAACAAGGTTACGATTTCAACTTTTGGGTCCATCATGCGCATCACCTCTACATCAGTACTGGGTAGTAGCAGTAAGATCCGCAAGATCTCCTCTTCAGGAGACTACAAACCTTCCAAGTCTCTGTGCAAGTTGTCGCAACTGAGCACACCACCTATCCCAGAAGAAGCAGAGCTGGAGGGCAAAATGACCCCGCCACCTCTGTCCCAAGAGAGAAGGCACCGCGGCAACAAAAAGAGCCGACACGGTCCCGGCCGACCTCGGGGAAGCAAGAACCGAGAGAGGAAAGAAGACgctcatcatcgtcatcatcataacACCGcacctcctccgcctcctccaccaccaccagtCTTCACCTCCTCACTCTACCCGAGCCCGGTGTCAGTTCCACACCTCACCTTCCCCTCCTTACTGCCCACCACCACCTCGTCTTCATTCTCATCCTCTTCAGCTAGCAGTTTTTCCACAAGCCGTGGCAACTCACTGCTTGGCTCGG GTATCTATTCCAGCCTTAAAAACCCTCTTTCACTGGGCGGGGGCATCTGCAGCACCTCGGTCTCTATGGGTGGAGCAGTGTGTAGCACCTCCTTGTCCCTGGCTGGGGGCATGTGTAGCACCTCTCTGTCATCAGGACTCCTCCCATCCCACTCACACTCTCTCCCATCAAGCAACGCCGTTTCAAACCCACAG GTGCATCCAGGTTCGAGCAGCTCCTATAGTGCGACTTCCACGCAACCTTTCATCACTGGTCTCTCCACACTGCCACCATTACTGAGTCAAGCCCCAACGTCACTACCAG AGTCAGACCTTGATGACTGTCGCTTCCCATGTCAGGGAAACTCGCCAAGGGAAAGTCTTTCCTCACA GTCTCCTATGAGCTCCCTTCCTCTTCTTTTTGACCAGAGAGATGGTTTAGGTGCAGGAGTTCAAGCATGTCCCGAGAACATCCCACAGGCAAGCTCCCACATTGAGCTCTTGTTGGAGAAACATAGCAACGGGGAGATCGGCGTCAACA TTATAGACATGCTTCAGTCACTTCACTCCCTGCAGCAGGAGAACCAGCGGCTCCAGGACCAGATTCTCAGTCTTACAGTCAAAAGGGAGCGACTGCAGTTGCTCAACACCGAGTTGGCTGTACCTTTCCCTCATGCTCATTCTGTCCAAGGCTCTTTGCACACCGCGGCTCGGATGAACTTCCTGCCCTCAAGTCAAG ACCCCCTAATCACCAATAAGAGTCCACTGTTGAAGAACAGTTTCCTTAATGACACTCCCTTTGTTACCTCCTCCGAG GATCTCCACTCTGGTAGTCCGTCCCGCAGTAGCTCTTCCCTCTCCTTCCAGAGTACTCCTCCTCCTCAACAAAGCCCCGCCTCCTTGAGTCAATCGCTGATAAATGGGCGAGGTTCAAGTGACAGTTTGGGGCAAATCAGCCAAGCCGGCACTTCGGCTCAACCTGCGGCGGGCGGGCTACTCGCATGTCATGCAGGAGGTTCCCAGCTGATGAATGGGGCGCTTGGCAGTTTGAACGGCGTGATACATTCTCCTGTCCAGAGTGCCTCCCAGTCCACACTGGCTGCTCTGCGACCCCAGCCACCGCCACTCAACCCCCAGACAATGGCACAGAGCTTTCAGCTTCCGAAGAGTGTGAGCCC GTCTTCTCTCCTCTCAGAGCAGCAGAAACATATCATTCtggaacagcagcagcagcaactccAGCAGTTCCTCACATCGCAGAACTTCACTcct GAGCAGAGGGCTTTAGTTTGCCAGATGCTTCAGCAGCAGCAGAGGCAGAGGGAGCTGCAGCGCCTCACGCTGGCAGGAGCCCTTACCTCACCCACGCCAAACTCCCCCATATTGGCCCACTCACCCAGCCTGCTGTCCTCAGTGACTACCTGCCCCCTGCAGGACAATCAGGGGGGGAACCTCTTCGGCAAGCCT GCTGCAGGAGAGAAGGGTGGAGACAAGAATGGATGA